The Balneola sp. DNA segment TTGCTGGATGTACTGGGAAATCATATTGGGATTTGGACGAATACTTTACATTCACGATTTTTGCTTGGTGCATGGTTTGGAGTTGCTACAGCATTATTTTTAACTACTGAATTTTTTAAACAAACTCACAAAACGGAGGAAGATTATGGAAAATGAAGAATATCCAAGTTATTGGTCATCGGTGTTTATTGGAGCAATCATTGTTGGTCTCATAATGTCAGTATTAGGATTGCTAAGTCAATACATGACCATTAACAGTGAACCCACAGGTGCTCCATTTGGATTGCCCCAATTGATCGGGATCCTAGTGTGTTTAGTTGGTGCAATTGGGGGATTCTTTGGTGTACGGCACTATGCTAAAGAAAATGAGATTACTTTTCCGATTGGAAAAGGAGCACTTATAGGACTATTTGTAGGTTTAGTAGGAACCTTGATCAGTACAGTTATCTCTATAATTTGGACATATCTGATTGATCCGGATTTAGGTCAGGCAGTGTATGACTGGAGTATTGCTAACCTTGAAGCAATGGGATTAACGGATGATCAATTAGAAGCTCAAATGAGATTTATTCCCGAGCCAAACTCTACCTCAGCAATGATAACACAAACAGGTATTTGGTTAGCTGTGCTTGGAATCCTCAACTCAGTTTCCGGGTTAATTGGTGCAAAAGTCTTTGCTAGCGAAGACGAGGATTAATTTCTAAGCAATTTATGG contains these protein-coding regions:
- a CDS encoding DUF4199 domain-containing protein, coding for MENEEYPSYWSSVFIGAIIVGLIMSVLGLLSQYMTINSEPTGAPFGLPQLIGILVCLVGAIGGFFGVRHYAKENEITFPIGKGALIGLFVGLVGTLISTVISIIWTYLIDPDLGQAVYDWSIANLEAMGLTDDQLEAQMRFIPEPNSTSAMITQTGIWLAVLGILNSVSGLIGAKVFASEDED